From Sporosarcina sp. Te-1, the proteins below share one genomic window:
- a CDS encoding cell wall metabolism sensor histidine kinase WalK, with amino-acid sequence MELVLVGIIIMLVSLHFLQLYRVKQRDKQLEYLSKRLKEVGEKASFERILLSTDDKAIQTLLVQVNEFLDRYQQSSAQFKKTEQSIKKMLSNVSHDLKTPLTVVLGYIETIQQDSRRPIEEQTRLLTKIHQKTLEIIHLINSFFDLAKLEADDQTIDVTGVHINEICRKNILSFYDMVQMKKFEAVIDIPDTPIYALANEEALGRILNNLFSNALHHGEAGKTVGFSLEYDEHHVNLSVWDKGKGIEEQHQAHVFERSFTLEESRNKAFQGSGLGLTITKKLVESMGGNIFVESTPFQKTTFLIQLKRISI; translated from the coding sequence ATGGAACTAGTATTAGTTGGAATTATTATTATGCTAGTTTCCCTCCATTTTCTTCAACTCTACAGAGTCAAACAAAGAGATAAACAATTAGAATATCTGTCAAAACGATTAAAAGAAGTAGGTGAAAAAGCGTCTTTTGAACGTATCCTTCTTAGTACGGATGATAAAGCAATACAAACTTTATTAGTCCAGGTAAATGAGTTCTTAGACCGCTATCAGCAATCCAGTGCCCAGTTTAAAAAAACAGAGCAGTCCATCAAAAAAATGCTTTCGAATGTGTCGCATGATTTAAAGACGCCCTTAACAGTTGTATTAGGCTATATTGAAACCATCCAACAAGATTCACGCAGGCCGATTGAGGAACAAACCAGACTGCTGACGAAAATCCATCAAAAAACGTTGGAGATTATCCATTTAATCAATTCTTTTTTTGACTTAGCTAAATTAGAGGCGGATGACCAAACGATTGATGTAACAGGAGTACACATCAATGAAATTTGCCGGAAAAATATTTTAAGTTTTTACGACATGGTCCAGATGAAAAAGTTTGAAGCAGTTATCGATATTCCGGATACCCCGATATACGCATTGGCGAACGAAGAAGCACTTGGGCGTATTTTAAACAATTTATTCTCCAATGCACTTCACCACGGAGAAGCAGGGAAAACAGTAGGTTTTAGTTTGGAGTATGATGAACACCATGTCAACCTAAGTGTGTGGGATAAAGGAAAAGGTATTGAAGAACAACATCAGGCGCATGTTTTCGAAAGATCCTTTACTCTGGAGGAATCGAGAAATAAGGCGTTTCAAGGCAGCGGCCTGGGATTGACCATTACGAAAAAGTTAGTGGAGTCAATGGGAGGAAACATATTTGTAGAGAGTACGCCCTTCCAAAAAACCACATTTTTAATCCAGCTGAAACGAATTTCTATTTAA
- a CDS encoding ABC transporter ATP-binding protein encodes MDIAIKTTGLTKTFQGKEIISGLNMTVKKGEIYGLLGPNGAGKTTLMKMLLNLVKPTAGEIQILGETLTHSSFELLKRMGNIIEYPIFYEKLSAYDNLVLHCEYMGYYKQDAIHDTIDLVGLKNIDNKPVKEFSLGMKQRLGIARAILTRPELLILDEPINGLDPAGIKEIRNLFQLLTKQYGITLLISSHILGEIEQLADTIGIINKGQLIKEITMDKIREQNTEYIELVTPQQRKACFVIEELNISNYKVVDESTIRIYDANVTQTAISKELILHDIEIESINRKVKNLEEYFLDLVGESSSTN; translated from the coding sequence ATGGATATTGCCATTAAAACAACAGGCTTAACAAAGACGTTTCAAGGAAAGGAAATTATATCGGGCCTGAATATGACGGTAAAAAAAGGTGAAATTTATGGCTTGCTTGGACCCAATGGGGCAGGTAAAACGACTTTAATGAAAATGCTGTTGAACCTGGTTAAGCCAACGGCAGGAGAAATCCAAATCTTAGGTGAAACGCTAACACATTCATCCTTTGAATTGTTAAAAAGGATGGGGAACATAATTGAATACCCAATCTTTTACGAGAAGTTAAGCGCATATGATAACTTGGTGCTCCATTGTGAATATATGGGCTATTATAAGCAAGATGCAATCCACGATACAATAGATTTAGTCGGGTTAAAGAACATTGATAACAAGCCCGTAAAAGAATTTTCTCTCGGAATGAAGCAACGTTTAGGGATTGCTAGAGCAATACTGACGAGACCGGAACTGTTGATTCTAGATGAACCGATTAATGGGTTAGACCCTGCTGGGATTAAAGAAATTAGAAATCTATTTCAACTGCTTACCAAGCAGTACGGAATAACACTGCTCATTTCAAGTCACATTTTAGGGGAAATTGAACAACTTGCTGATACGATTGGCATTATCAACAAGGGGCAATTAATAAAAGAAATTACTATGGACAAAATACGTGAGCAAAATACAGAGTATATAGAATTAGTGACACCCCAACAACGAAAAGCTTGTTTTGTAATAGAGGAACTGAATATCTCTAATTATAAAGTTGTCGATGAATCGACCATTCGAATTTATGATGCGAATGTAACGCAAACTGCCATTTCAAAAGAGTTAATTTTACATGACATAGAAATAGAATCAATTAATAGAAAGGTGAAGAATCTAGAGGAGTATTTTTTAGATCTTGTTGGCGAGTCTTCATCCACTAATTGA
- a CDS encoding ABC transporter permease, which produces MFNLVRLELKKESFKWYFIGAIIANVLILALVIPIQYVEKIETDEMFMITGALVRAVFMIFGAVLLSKLIIEEYKNKTIFLMYTYPIQRKKLIAAKLLLAGSLTFITIAISSAIVATVYFIIHNMFQLSPNVIPVQRLSIEILSMFKFAIAAAGASLIPLYFGLRRQSVPATLLSSLLVVTIISQSNPWFSLADNIYISLAFAVIGVFIAFWTIRNVDKVDAI; this is translated from the coding sequence ATGTTCAATTTAGTAAGGCTCGAATTAAAAAAGGAAAGTTTCAAGTGGTATTTTATAGGAGCGATCATTGCTAATGTGCTGATACTTGCTCTCGTCATCCCGATCCAATATGTAGAAAAAATAGAGACAGATGAAATGTTTATGATTACGGGGGCATTAGTAAGAGCCGTGTTCATGATATTCGGTGCTGTATTACTTTCTAAATTAATCATAGAAGAGTATAAGAATAAAACAATATTTCTTATGTACACCTATCCAATTCAACGAAAGAAGTTAATTGCTGCTAAACTACTACTTGCAGGCTCCCTGACTTTCATTACAATCGCTATTTCAAGTGCTATAGTGGCTACGGTTTATTTTATCATTCATAACATGTTTCAACTCTCCCCGAATGTAATACCCGTTCAGCGATTAAGCATAGAAATCTTGAGTATGTTCAAGTTTGCCATAGCGGCGGCGGGTGCAAGTTTAATACCTTTATACTTTGGTTTGCGAAGACAGTCAGTCCCGGCAACATTACTTTCTTCTTTACTTGTAGTGACTATAATAAGTCAAAGCAATCCATGGTTTTCACTTGCTGACAATATCTATATTTCTTTAGCATTTGCTGTGATTGGCGTCTTTATCGCATTTTGGACAATTCGTAATGTGGACAAAGTGGATGCGATTTAA
- a CDS encoding NADPH-dependent FMN reductase, whose product MKIVVLAGSIVGSKTRTAAATVVDMLENKYPQHEVTLLDLANYTVEFSDGRNYFEYDGDTKLITEKIMGADAIIIGTPTFQASIPATLKNIFDLLPVNAFRDKVVSTIVTAGTPKHYLMVEQQLKPILAYMKAHIVPTYVFIEEKDFLRKEIVNDDILFRLERLVEDTVLTVEAFEGIRKKKDEEYDF is encoded by the coding sequence ATGAAAATTGTTGTATTGGCCGGCTCTATCGTTGGCTCTAAAACAAGAACAGCGGCGGCAACCGTAGTGGACATGCTTGAGAATAAATATCCTCAACATGAAGTCACCCTTTTGGATTTAGCCAACTATACAGTGGAATTCAGTGATGGACGCAACTACTTTGAGTATGACGGCGATACTAAATTGATTACCGAAAAGATTATGGGAGCGGACGCCATTATAATTGGCACACCTACGTTCCAAGCATCCATTCCAGCCACATTAAAGAATATTTTTGACCTGTTGCCCGTCAATGCATTCCGAGACAAAGTGGTAAGTACGATTGTAACGGCAGGCACCCCCAAGCACTACTTGATGGTGGAGCAACAATTAAAACCGATCTTAGCCTATATGAAAGCCCACATCGTCCCTACGTATGTCTTTATTGAAGAAAAAGACTTCTTACGCAAAGAAATTGTCAATGACGATATCCTGTTCCGTTTAGAACGCTTAGTGGAGGATACCGTATTGACAGTGGAAGCATTCGAAGGCATTCGAAAGAAAAAAGATGAAGAATATGATTTTTAA